Proteins encoded within one genomic window of Crocosphaera sp. UHCC 0190:
- a CDS encoding DUF2808 domain-containing protein, which yields MNNHKSLVTVLSKRLMAILALSGCLLTGVPTLSWAQSNPGLTIFSGVENRNDILDYKLDFNGRPDFYGERMKLRVPSKKLTQGVSKFYISYLEVPKFDGKLDTDSVDVRVDKESVEIRNVYWDKESRVIEIDLKEPIEPGKKAEIVFSNVKNPSSGTYYFICDVLTSGQIPLRVYIGTWILSFSITN from the coding sequence ATGAATAACCATAAATCTTTAGTAACAGTCCTATCGAAGCGTTTAATGGCAATTTTAGCTCTGTCGGGGTGTTTATTAACCGGAGTACCAACCCTATCCTGGGCCCAGAGTAATCCTGGATTAACGATTTTTAGCGGGGTTGAAAACCGTAACGACATCCTCGACTACAAATTAGACTTTAATGGACGGCCAGATTTCTACGGGGAGCGGATGAAACTTCGAGTTCCCTCCAAGAAGCTAACACAAGGAGTGAGCAAGTTCTATATTTCCTATCTCGAAGTCCCTAAATTTGACGGTAAACTTGATACTGACTCTGTAGATGTTCGTGTCGATAAAGAATCCGTTGAGATTCGAAATGTCTATTGGGATAAAGAAAGTCGGGTCATAGAAATTGACCTAAAAGAACCGATTGAACCCGGAAAAAAAGCAGAAATCGTCTTTTCCAACGTCAAAAATCCTAGTTCGGGAACCTATTATTTCATCTGTGATGTTTTGACTTCAGGCCAAATTCCTTTAAGAGTCTACATCGGCACCTGGATTTTATCCTTTTCGATCACAAATTAG